Genomic DNA from Vibrio vulnificus CMCP6:
AAACAGCCAAAGGCACTGCGCCAACGCATCCGCTATTTGAGCAAATTGACGCGTTTTTGGCCAATCCGGCCAGCTTAAAAGCCCCATTGTTGGCACACGCGATTGAGCAATGTCGCGCATGGCTGGCGAAAGCCAAAGAGCAGAAGCAGCGTTTGTCGTTTGACGATTTGTTAACGCGTTTATCCGCGGCAATCGATCAAGATGAAGCGCAGTTATTGGCAAGTCGAATTCGTACTCTTTACCCCGTTGCCATGATTGACGAGTTCCAAGATACCGACCCTTTGCAATACAGTATCTTTAGCCGTATTTATTTGGAGCACCCACAAACTGGGTTGTTTATGATCGGCGACCCGAAGCAGGCGATTTACGGCTTCCGTGGGGCGGACATCTTCACTTACATCAAAGCGCGTAACCAAGTGAGTGCCCACTACACCTTGGGAACAAACTGGCGCTCCAGTGCTGAGATGGTTGCAGCGGTGAACCAGATATTTCAGCAGCCTGATAGTCCGTTTATTTATGATCAAGACATCCCTTTCTTGCCTGTCAACGCTAGCCCCAAAGCGGAGCAACGCATTTGGAACATGGCAGGCCAAAAGCAGCCCGCTCTGACTTACTGGTTACAAGAGTGCGAAGAAAAACCCGTGGCGAAAGGGGAGTATCAGCAAGTGATGGCCGACGCGACCGCCAGTCAGATTCAGCGGATTCTGACGCTTTCGCAGCAAGGTCAAGCGTCATTCCAGCAAGGGGAGCGACAGCACCCCATTCAAGCGGGTGACATTGCGGTGTTGGTACGAACCGGCAGCGAAGGGCGATTGATCAAGCAAACTCTCGCTAAGCAAGGCATTGCCAGTGTCTATCTTTCGAACCGCGACAGCGTTTTTCTCAGCCCCGTCGCGCAAGATGTTCAGCGCATATTGCAAGCGGTGCTCACCAGCGAAGACGATCGCGCATTGCGGGCGGCGTTGGCTTGTGAGCTGTTTGCCCTTGATGCCGCCAGTCTGGATAAATTGAATAACGATGAAAATGCGTGGGAAAAAGCGCTCAGTGAGTTTAAAGAATACCGCAAGCTGTGGCTTTCTCGTGGTGTGATGCCGATGCTCCGAGCAGTGATGGCCAAACGCCATATTGCGGAGCGACTGCTGACTCAGCAAGAAGGTGAGCGCACACTCACTGACCTGATGCATTTGGCGGAACTGCTGCAGCAAGCAAGCAATGAGATCGACAGCGACCACGGTTTGTTGCGTTGGTTTGCCCAATCAATCAGTGATGCACACAATGGTATTGGCGGCAGCGATGAGCAGATCCAACGTCTCGAATCGGAACGGAACTTGGTGCAGATCGTCACCATCCACAAATCAAAAGGGCTTGAGTACGATCTGGTTTTTCTCCCGTTTGTCTTTGCTCATCGCGAAGCCAGCGAAGCCAAGTTTTACGATGCGCAAACCGATCGCACCGTGTTAGATATCACCGGCAGCGATGCCGCGTTGCAACAAGCGGACAAAGAACGATTAGCCGAAGACTTACGCCTTATTTATGTGGCGCTCACTCGAGCCGTTTATGGCTGTTTCATTGGTGCGGCGCCACTGCGTAATGGTCGCTCCACGAAAGAGCCAACGGGCGTGCATCGCAGTGCCATGGGGTATTTGGTGCAAAATGGCCAAGAAGGGGGAATTGCTACGCTGCAACAAGCGTTGGCAGGACAGCAAACGCAGTCAGACAGTATTGTCGTTACCTCACCACCAACCTTGCCAGATGAGCGATATCAACCTATCGCAGCGCCCGCGTTGGCGCTCTCTGCGCAAGAGCTGGCCACGCCTATCGATCGTTTATGGCGCATCACCAGTTACTCCGGCTTGGTCAAGCAAGGGAGCCATCAAAGCGACTACGATGCCAGTTTAGAGGTGGTGGGGTTTGATATCGACTCTTCTGCCGAAGATCCGCAAGCGCCAGTTCAAGAAGTGGAGAAGTCGATTTTTACCTTCCCCCGTGGTGCCAGTGCTGGTACGTTTTTGCACTCGCTGTTTGAAGAGGTGGAGTTTACTCAAGCGGCAGACTCTGAACAGAATCGTCAAGTGATCAGCGAGCTGATGGAAAAAAACTTGATCGACTTAGAATGGTTGCCCGTTTTGCAGCAGCTGGTGGATACCGTGTTGTCGACGCCGCTTGATGGCAAACATCTGTACCTTAACCAGAAAACGCCTTCACAGCGTTTGGTGGAAATGGAGTTCTTATTGCCGATAGAAGTGCTCAGCGCTGCCAGTTTAAACCAAGTCATTCAGCGCCATGATCCCCTCTCGGCTCGCGCGGGGGATCTGGGTTTCCAAACGGTGCAAGGCATGCTCAAAGGCTTTATTGATTTGGTGTTTGAACACCAAGGCAAATATTACGTATTGGACTGGAAATCCAACCATCTAGGGGATGCTGTACATTTATATCACGGTGAGGCATTGCAAGGGGCGATGGTGGATCATCGCTACGATTTGCAATACCAAATCTATGCGTTGGCGCTACACCGTTTTCTACGCAGCCGTTTGGCCAACTATGATTACCAGCTTCATTTTGGTGGCGTCTATTATCTGTTCCTTCGTGGTATGGATGGCGAAAGTGAACACGGTATCTTTTCTGCCAAGCCCTCGTTGGATTTATTAACGGAAATGGATCGTTTGATTGACGGTCTTGAGCCTCAACCTAGATCGACCCAAGGTGGTCAGATGGAGTTACTATGATGTTGAATGGGTCACTCCAAGCGACGCTGTCGATGCTGGAACAGCAAGCCCAACAAGGCTACCTGCGCTTATTGGATTATCAATTTGCGCGCTTTATTGGTGAGCAGAGTCAGCACAGCGGATTGGCGCTGTTGGCCGCTGCGGTCAGTGCCGAGTTAGGCAAAGGGCATATTTGCTTGCCTCTGTTTGATGAACTTGGCCAAGTCTGTGAATTGGCCAGCAAAATTGGCCTGTTTGGTGAGGCGGCAACCGAGCTGAACGCCCAGTTGCAGTCGTTCGACTGGCGAGCATTGCTGCAAACCAGTCGCTTGGTTGGCACCCAAGGGGAAGCGGTGCCCTTGATGTTCGATGGGGAACGAGTTTATCTGCATCGCTATTGGCACTATGAAGTCGTTTTGGCGCAAAAACTTAATCAATTGAGTCACGGTATTGAACTTAACGCCAGCTCAGCGGCATCGTTATCCGCATTGCTGGATCGATTGTTCGCGCGAGATTACCGCTTTTTGTTCGAAACGCTGATTGCCGCGCAAGCGAGCGGCAGTACCCAGGTGCAGCGACAGCAATGGGTGTGTGATTTTCTCGACGTGGTTGAAGAGCACCGTTTGGATTGGACGGCGATTGAACAAGTGCTGAGCCAAGTAAGCAAAGTCTCAGATCTCAACGCGCTGGATCATCTTGTGCCTCATGCGGCCTGCATTAATTGGCAAAAGGTAGCTGCCGCGGTGGCGTTGACGCGTCGTTTTGCCGTGATCTCTGGGGGGCCGGGAACAGGCAAAACCACCACCGTCACGAAATTGTTGGCGGCGCTGATTGAGCAAGCTGGAGCGCAAACGCCCACCATTCGTTTGGTGGCGCCAACGGGTAAAGCGGCGGCGCGTTTGACCGAATCCATCGGTAAAGCGGTGCAATCTTTAGCCGTAGAGCCGAGTTTAAAGGCGTTAATCCCCACAGAAGCCTCAACATTACATCGCTTGTTAGGCGCGATCCCCGGCAGTGCCGAGTTTCGTCATCACAGTCAAAACCCGCTGCATTTGGATGTGCTGGTGGTGGATGAAGCCTCAATGGTCGATCTTTCGATGATGTATAAAGTGATTGACGCGCTGCCTAAACATGCTCGTTTGATTTTACTCGGTGATAAAGATCAGTTGGCCTCCGTTGAAGCGGGGGCGGTGCTGGGGGATATCTGCGCATTTTCTGCTTCCGGATACAGCGCAGAGCAAGCAGCAACGCTCGCGAAGTTAACGGGTTATCAAGCGCTGCCAAAGAGTGCCAGCCGTTTGGCACCAGTTGCAGATAGCTTGTGTATGTTGCAAAAGAGCTATCGTTTTGATGCTCGCTCAGGAATTGGCCAATTGGCAAAAGCGATCAATGCCGGTTCCGTGGCGGCGTTAGAGAGTGTATGGCAGCGAGAGTTTAACGATATCGAACATCACCCATTGGATGCCAGCCACTACAACCATATGTTGCAAACGCTTGTAAGTGAGTACTCACATTATCTTGCTCGCATTGCCTTAACTCAGCAGCATCTTGAGCCGAAAGAGAGAGAAAGCAGTGCTGTTCGAGCCAAAGCGGGACTGAATTTGTTTCATCGTTGCCGGTTACTTTGCGCCGTGCGTGAAGGCAATTTTGGTGTGGCCGGACTTAACCTTCGCATTGAAAGAGCCTTAGCTGCGCGGAATTTGATTAAAGTGAAGGACGAGATTTGGTATCACGGCAGGCCTGTAATGGTGACGCGTAATGATTACGCGCTTGGGCTTTACAACGGCGACATTGGCATCTGCATGTGGGATGACACTGACGAAGCCCCGCGTCTAAAAGTCTATTTTGAGTTGGCTGACGGCAGCGTTAAAGCGGTATTACCAAGCCGAGTGCCAGAACATGAAACAGCCTATGCGATGACAATACATAAATCACAAGGCAGCGAATTTGATTTTACCTTGATGATTTTGCCTGCCGATTTCAGCCCAATACTGACGCGAGAGCTGATCTACACGGGCATTACTCGAGCGAAAAAGCGTTTAGCGCTGTATGCCGATCTCCAAGTCCTGAAACGTGGTATGAAGATAAAAACACAGCGAGCGAGCGGCCTGCCACACCGTTTGGGCCAGTAAGGATCATGAGAGCAGTCTAAGTCGATAAGGAAAAAGGCCAGAAGTGGAAACTTCTGGCCTTTGAAATTCGAACTAGCGTTGAAATGCTTGAGTAAAAGTGATGCTGCGAATGTGGTATTGCTCTTTGTAGTTCAAGATGAACTCTCTTAGCGCTTCTGTCACTGGGAAGACGCAATGAACGTCAAGTCCCTCTAGAAACTGGTTGTCGGCCATATCCCAAAAGCTTTGCAGCGAGTTACAAATAATGGTTCTCATAGTAATGCTCTTTGATTGCTTAATCCCAACTGACTGGGCAAGTAATGAATCGAGCAGTCCGTGCGGTGTCTCGTCACCAAGTTCCTTGGCTCGGGTTAACCCCGATTTGCGCGGATTATAGACGAGTCACCGAACGAAAAAAAGCACAAACTTTGAACAGACAAGATGTAAAGCATTGCATATGGTGTTAACCCTGTTCATCAGCAGGAAATACTAATCTTAGGTCAAAGTGGCAGTGCCAAAATTTTTGAACGACGCTGATAGTTGTACAAACTTTTCTTCGCCATTGGCAGTGAGTCGACGCCAATTTCGTAGAAACCTTGCTCTCTAAACCAATGAACGCTGTGCGTGGTGAGAACAAAAATTTGCTCAATGCCGATGGATTTCGACCGATGCTTCATGTAATTGAGCAGCAACAGGCCACGGTTACCATCGCGATAATCAGGATGAATGGCCACACACGCCATCTCCGCCATATGCTCATCGATATAAGGGTACAAGGCGGCGCAGCCAATGATCAGGCCATCTTTCTCAATGATGGTAAAGCGTTCAACCTCTTGCTCAAGTTGCTCGCGAGAGCGCCTTACTAGAATGCCTTGCTCTTCCAGAGGGCGAATCAGTTCAAGAATGCCGCCAATATCATCAATGCAAGCCTGACGAACTTGCTCAGCACTGGCCATGACCACTTGTGTGCCGATACCGTCAAATGAAAACAGTTCTTGGATTAAAGCCCCATCAATTTTGTAACTGATTAAATGGCTACGGGGAACGCCAGCGCGGCAAGCTGCCACTGCCCCTTTGAGAAAACGCAGTGTGCCGGAATGGAAGTCACTATCGGGATCGACATCGACCGAGAGCTTTTGAATGAATTTCTCCGCATCGCTTGGAAACAACTCGGCGACGGCATTGCCCTCTTCATCAATCACGCCTTGCTCAGAACAAAAGCCAATCAGTTTGTCGGCTTTAAGTTTGATCGCCACTTGTGTTGCTACTTCTTCAGAAAGCAAGTTAAAGCATTCACCAGTCACCGAACTGGCAATCGGCCCCAGCAGTACGATGGAACCTTGATCCAAGGAGCGATTGATGGCCTCGGTATCAATGCGACGAATGCGACCACTGTGGCAGTAATCGACACCTTCATCTATACCTAATGGTTGAGCGATGACAAAATTTCCACTGACCACATTGAGGTGCGTTCCGGCCATCGGCGTATTATTCAAGCTCATGGAGAGGCTGGCTGTGATCGCCAATTGCAACTGTCCAGCAGCTTGCATAACTATCGAAAGTGAGTTTTCGTCAGTCACACGAATGTGTTTGTGATAAGGGGTTTGGCTTGATTGCTTGTCAAGTAATTGATTGATTTGCGGTCTGGCACCATAGACCAGAACCACTTTAACGCCAAGGCTGTGCATTAGAGCTATATCATTAATAATATTGCTGAAGTTTTTGTCAGCGATCGCTTCACCACCAAGGAGAATAACCATGGTTTTGCCGCGGTGCGCGTTGACGTACGGAGTGGATTGTCTGAAACCTTTAACTAATGCCGTGCTGCGAATTTTCACAATATGACTTCCTTGTGACTATTTATGCTGAAATATTGTCTTTTTATTCTCTTGTTGGCAAGCGGTTTTTTATTAATTTAACCACGTTTGATCTGAGTGAGTTGTTTGCTTTGACCAGCGGTGTAACATAGGCGGCTTGTAAACATGAACGAGAAAAAAATGTCTTCTGCCAGTAAAAAGTCAACCGCCGTCAACGGACAGCTACTCACTGAAGAGCTACGTCGTAAAAAACGCAAATTATTAGAGCGAATCTTAATGGGCGTGGCCCTTA
This window encodes:
- the argA gene encoding amino-acid N-acetyltransferase, yielding MKIRSTALVKGFRQSTPYVNAHRGKTMVILLGGEAIADKNFSNIINDIALMHSLGVKVVLVYGARPQINQLLDKQSSQTPYHKHIRVTDENSLSIVMQAAGQLQLAITASLSMSLNNTPMAGTHLNVVSGNFVIAQPLGIDEGVDYCHSGRIRRIDTEAINRSLDQGSIVLLGPIASSVTGECFNLLSEEVATQVAIKLKADKLIGFCSEQGVIDEEGNAVAELFPSDAEKFIQKLSVDVDPDSDFHSGTLRFLKGAVAACRAGVPRSHLISYKIDGALIQELFSFDGIGTQVVMASAEQVRQACIDDIGGILELIRPLEEQGILVRRSREQLEQEVERFTIIEKDGLIIGCAALYPYIDEHMAEMACVAIHPDYRDGNRGLLLLNYMKHRSKSIGIEQIFVLTTHSVHWFREQGFYEIGVDSLPMAKKSLYNYQRRSKILALPL
- the recD gene encoding exodeoxyribonuclease V subunit alpha gives rise to the protein MMLNGSLQATLSMLEQQAQQGYLRLLDYQFARFIGEQSQHSGLALLAAAVSAELGKGHICLPLFDELGQVCELASKIGLFGEAATELNAQLQSFDWRALLQTSRLVGTQGEAVPLMFDGERVYLHRYWHYEVVLAQKLNQLSHGIELNASSAASLSALLDRLFARDYRFLFETLIAAQASGSTQVQRQQWVCDFLDVVEEHRLDWTAIEQVLSQVSKVSDLNALDHLVPHAACINWQKVAAAVALTRRFAVISGGPGTGKTTTVTKLLAALIEQAGAQTPTIRLVAPTGKAAARLTESIGKAVQSLAVEPSLKALIPTEASTLHRLLGAIPGSAEFRHHSQNPLHLDVLVVDEASMVDLSMMYKVIDALPKHARLILLGDKDQLASVEAGAVLGDICAFSASGYSAEQAATLAKLTGYQALPKSASRLAPVADSLCMLQKSYRFDARSGIGQLAKAINAGSVAALESVWQREFNDIEHHPLDASHYNHMLQTLVSEYSHYLARIALTQQHLEPKERESSAVRAKAGLNLFHRCRLLCAVREGNFGVAGLNLRIERALAARNLIKVKDEIWYHGRPVMVTRNDYALGLYNGDIGICMWDDTDEAPRLKVYFELADGSVKAVLPSRVPEHETAYAMTIHKSQGSEFDFTLMILPADFSPILTRELIYTGITRAKKRLALYADLQVLKRGMKIKTQRASGLPHRLGQ
- the recB gene encoding exodeoxyribonuclease V subunit beta — encoded protein: MTHKPEPTPLQTMTFPLHGARLIEASAGTGKTFTIAGLYLRLLLGHGSEETRHQVPLTVDQILVVTFTEAATGELRDRIRARIHDARLAFARGESQDPVIEPLLRDFPDHKQAAAILLQAERQMDEAAVFTIHGFCQRMLTQNAFESGSRFNNEFVTDESQLKAQVVADYWRRNFYPLPTALAGEVRQIWGSPAALLSDIGRYLTGAPLALSVNAMSGDLAALHQDNLQKITQLKSAWRAAQPELQTLIEQSDINKRSYTKKSLPDWLETVNRWAESETFDYHYPDKLAKFAQSELLAKTAKGTAPTHPLFEQIDAFLANPASLKAPLLAHAIEQCRAWLAKAKEQKQRLSFDDLLTRLSAAIDQDEAQLLASRIRTLYPVAMIDEFQDTDPLQYSIFSRIYLEHPQTGLFMIGDPKQAIYGFRGADIFTYIKARNQVSAHYTLGTNWRSSAEMVAAVNQIFQQPDSPFIYDQDIPFLPVNASPKAEQRIWNMAGQKQPALTYWLQECEEKPVAKGEYQQVMADATASQIQRILTLSQQGQASFQQGERQHPIQAGDIAVLVRTGSEGRLIKQTLAKQGIASVYLSNRDSVFLSPVAQDVQRILQAVLTSEDDRALRAALACELFALDAASLDKLNNDENAWEKALSEFKEYRKLWLSRGVMPMLRAVMAKRHIAERLLTQQEGERTLTDLMHLAELLQQASNEIDSDHGLLRWFAQSISDAHNGIGGSDEQIQRLESERNLVQIVTIHKSKGLEYDLVFLPFVFAHREASEAKFYDAQTDRTVLDITGSDAALQQADKERLAEDLRLIYVALTRAVYGCFIGAAPLRNGRSTKEPTGVHRSAMGYLVQNGQEGGIATLQQALAGQQTQSDSIVVTSPPTLPDERYQPIAAPALALSAQELATPIDRLWRITSYSGLVKQGSHQSDYDASLEVVGFDIDSSAEDPQAPVQEVEKSIFTFPRGASAGTFLHSLFEEVEFTQAADSEQNRQVISELMEKNLIDLEWLPVLQQLVDTVLSTPLDGKHLYLNQKTPSQRLVEMEFLLPIEVLSAASLNQVIQRHDPLSARAGDLGFQTVQGMLKGFIDLVFEHQGKYYVLDWKSNHLGDAVHLYHGEALQGAMVDHRYDLQYQIYALALHRFLRSRLANYDYQLHFGGVYYLFLRGMDGESEHGIFSAKPSLDLLTEMDRLIDGLEPQPRSTQGGQMELL